The Triticum aestivum cultivar Chinese Spring chromosome 4B, IWGSC CS RefSeq v2.1, whole genome shotgun sequence sequence TAGCTTTCTCCGCAGGGAGGGTTATGACGCCCATGCTCCCTGTTGGAACCACAATCCGTATGAACCCtgttggaacttgtagtcatctggtttctgtcaaccgtgttgttggccaggttgagctgaagtgtgccccctgaaccatcaggacgaggtcCATCTGATACAACAAATGCCACAGAGTATATATGTTAGCGGATATCGAAAGCAAGaagatgtgtgtaattaattaCTGAATGGGTGCATGAGGAACAGAGAACTAGCTGAGCGAACCTGGAGCTGGTGGAGCCTGCTCGGAGGCCGTAGCGTCTTTGGCTacttgagcagctggatcaaaaccacgattgggcttggtctttctcttgggtcgtgTCGAGCCATTCTCTTCGGCTTTGGAGTCCTGGGACGCACAAGGGGACGTGATAGTTCCGTGCGGAGAATAGCTTTCTCCGCAGGGAGGGTTATGACGCCCATGCTCCCTGTTGGAACCACAATCCGTATGAACCCTGTTGGAATAtgtagtcatctggtttctgtcaaccgtgttgttggccaggttgagctgaagtgtgccccctgaaccatcaggacgaggtcCATCTGATACAACAAATGCCACAGAGTATATATGTTAGCGGATATCGAAAGCAAGAAGATGTGTGTAATTAATTGCTGAATGGGTGCATGAGGAACAGAGAACTAGCTGAGCGAACCTAGAACTGGTGGAGCCTGCTCGGCGGCCGTAGCGTCTCTGGCTacttgagcagctggatcaaaaccacgattgggcttggtctttctcttgggtcgtgtcgagccattctcttcggccttggagtcctgGGACGCACCAGGGGACGTGACAATTCCGTGCGGAGAATAGCTTTCTCCGCAGGGAGGGTTATGACGCCCATGTTCCCTGTTGGAACCACAATCCATATGAACCCtgttggaacttgtagtcatctggtttctgtcaaccgtgttgttggccaggttgagctgaagtgtgccccctgaaccatcaggacgaggtcCATCTGATACAACAAATGCCACAGAGTATATATGTTAGCGGATATCGAAAGCAAGAAGATGTGTGTAATTAATTGCTGAATGGGTGCATGAGGAACAGAGAACTAGCTGAGCGAACCTGGAGCTGGTGGAGCCTGCTCGGCGGCCGTAGCGTCTCTGGCTacttgagcagctggatcaaaaccgcgattgggcttggtctttctcttgagtcgtgtcgagccattctcttcggccttggagtcctgGGACGCACCAGGGGACGTGATAGTTCCGTGCGGAGAATAGCTTTCTCCGCAGGGAGGGTTATGACGCCAATGCTCCCTGTTGGAACCACAATCCGTATGAACCCtgttggaacttgtagtcatctggtttctgtcaaccgtgttgttggccaggttgagctgaagtgtgccccctgaaccatcaggacgaggtcCATCTGATACAACAAATGCCATAGAGTATATATGTTAGCGGATATCGAAAGCAAGAAGATGTGTGTAATTAATTCATGAATGGGTGCATGAGGAACAGAGAACTAGCTGAGCGAACCTGGAGCTGGTGGAGCCTGCTCGGCGGCCGTAGCGTCTCTGGCTacttgagcagctggatcaaaaccACGATTGAgcttggtctttctcttgggtcgtgtcgagccattctcttcggccttggagtcctgGGACGCACCAGGCGACGTGACAATTCCGTGCGGAGAATAGCTTTCTCTGCAGGGAGGGTTATGACGCCCATGCTCCCTGTTGGAACCACAATCCGTATGAACCCtgttggaacttgtagtcatctggtttctgtcaaccgtgttgttggccaggttgagctgaagtgtgccccctgaaccatcaggacgaggtcCATCTTATACAACAAATGCCACAGAGTATATATGTTAGCGGATATCGAAAGCAAGAAGATGTGTGTAATTAATTGTTGAATGGGTGCATGAGGAACAGAGAACTAGCTGAGCGAACCTGGAGCTGGTGGAGCCTGCTCGGCGGCCGTAGCGTCTCTAGCTacttgagcagctggatcaaaaccacgattgggcttggtctttctcttgggtcgtgtcgagccattctcttcggccttggagtcctgGGACGCACCAGGGGACGTGATAGTTCCGTGCGGAGAATAGCTTTCTCCGCAGGGAGGGTTATGACGCCAATGCTCCCTGTTGGAACCACAATCCGTATGAACCCtgttggaacttgtagtcatctggtttctgtcaaccgtgttgttggccaggttgagctgaagtgtgccccctgaaccatcaggacgaggtcCATCTNNNNNNNNNNNNNNNNNNNNNNNNNNNNNNNNNNNNNNNNNNNNNNNNNNNNNNNNNNNNNNNNNNNNNNNNNNNNNNNNNNNNNNNNNNNNNNNNNNNNNNNNNNNNNNNNNNNNNNNNNNNNNNNNNNNNNNNNNNNNNNNNNNNNNNNNNNNNNNNNNNNNNNNNNNNNNNNNNNNNNNNNNNNNNNNNNNNNNNNNNNNNNNNNNNNNNNNNNNNNNNNNNNNNNNNNNNNNNNNNNNNNNNNNNNNNNNNNNNNNNNNNNNNNNNNNNNNNNNNNNNNNNNNNNNNNNNNNNNNNNNNNNNNNNNNNNNNNNNNNNNNNNNNNNNNNNNNNNNNNNNNNNNNNNNNNNNNNNNNNNNNNNNNNNNNNNNNNNNNNNNNNNNNNNNNNNNNNNNNNNNNNNNNNNNNNNNNNNNNNNNNNNNNNNNNNNNNNNNNNNNNNNNNNNNNNNNNNNNNNNNNNNNNNNNNNNNNNNNNNNNNNNNNNNNNNNNNNNNNNNNNNNNNNNNNNNNNNNNNNNNNNNNNNNNNNNNNNNNNNNNNNNNNNNNNNNNNNNNNNNNNNNNNNNNNNNNNNNNNNNNNNNNNNNNNNNNNNNNNNNNNNNNNNNNNNNNNNNNNNNNNNNNNNNNNNNNNNNNNNNNNNNNNNNNNNNNNNNNNNNNNNNNNNNNNNNNNNNNNNNNNNNNNNNNNNNNNNNNNNNNNNNNNNNNNNNNNNNNNNNNNNNNNNNNNNNNCACCAGGGGACGTGACAATTCCGTGCGGAGAATAGCTTTCTCCGCAGGGAGGGTTATGACGCCCATGCTCCCTGTTGGAACCACAATCCGTATGAACCCtgttggaacttgtagtcatctggtttctgtcaaccgtgttgttggccaggttgagctgaagtgtgccccctgaaccatcaggacgaggtcCATCTGATACAACAAATGCCACAGAGTATATATGTTAGCGGATATCGAAAGCAAGAAGATGTGTGTAATTAATTGCTGAATGGGTGCATGAGGAACAGAGAACTAGCTGAGCGAACCTAGAGCTGGTGGAGCCTGCTCGGCGGCCGTAGCGTCTCTGGCTacttgagcagctggatcaaaaccacgattgggcttggtctttctcttgggtcgtgtcgagccattctcttcggccttggagtcctgGGACGCACCAGGGGACGTGACAATTCCGTGCGGAGAGTAGCTTTCTCCGCAGGGAGGGTTATGACGCCCATGCTCCCTGTTGGAACCACAATCCGTATGAACCCtgttggaacttgtagtcatctggtttctgtcaaccgtgttgttggccaggttgagctgaagtgtgccccctgaaccatcaggacgaggtcCATCTGATACAACAAATGCCACAGAGTATAGATGTTAGCGGATATCGAAAGCAAGAAGATGTGTGTAATTAATTGCTGAATGGGTGCATGAGGAACAGAGAACTAGCTGAGCGAACCTGGAGCTGGTGGAGCCTGCTCGGAGGCCGTAGCGTCTTTGGCTacttgagcagctggatcaaaaccacgattgggcttggtctttctcttgggtcgtgtcgagccattctcttcggccttggagtcctgGGACGCACCAGGGGACGTGATAGTTCCGTGCGGAGAATAGCTTTCTCCGCAGGGAGGGTTATGACGCCCATGCTCCCTGTTGGAACCACAATCCGTATGAACCCTGTTGGAACAtgtagtcatctggtttctgtcaaccgtgttgttggccaggttgagctgaagtgtgccccctgaaccatcaggacgaggtcCATCTGATACAACAAATGCCACAGAGTATATATGTTAGCGGATATCGAAAGCAAGAAGATGTGTGTAATTAATTGCTGAATGGGTGCATGAGGAACAGAGAACTAGCTGAGCGAACCTAGAGCTGGTGGAGCCTGCTCGGCGGCCGTAGCGTCTCTGGCTacttgagcagctggatcaaaaccacgattgggcttggtctttctcttgggtcgtgtcgagccattctcttcggccttggagtcctgGGACGCACCAGGGGACGTGACAATTCCGTGCGGAGAATAGCTTTCTCCGCAGGGAGGGTTATGACACCCATGTTCCCTGTTGGAACCACAATCCGTATGAACCCtgttggaacttgtagtcatctggtttctgtcaaccgtgttgttggccaggttgagctgaagtgtgccccctgaaccatcaggacgaggtcCATCTGATACAACAAATGCCACAGAGTATATATGTTAGCGGATATCGAAAGCAAGAAGATGTGTGTAATTAATTGCTGAATGGGTGCATGAGGAACAGAGAACTAGCTGAGCGAACCTGGAGCTGGTGGAGCCTGCTCGGCTGCCGTAGCGTCTCTGGCTacttgagcagctggatcaaaaccacgattgggcttggtctttctcttgggtcgtgtcgagccattctcttcggccttggagtcctgGGACGCACCAGGGGACGTGACAATTCCGTGCGGAGAATAGCTTTCTCCGCAGGGAGGGTTGTGACGCCCATGCTCCCTGTTGGAAACACAATCCATATGAACCCtgttggaacttgtagtcatctggtttctgtcaaccgtgttgttggccaggttgagctgaagtgtgccccctgaaccatcaggacgaggtcCATCTGATACAACAAATGCCACAGAGTATATATGTTAGCGGATATCGGAAGcaagatgtgtgtaattaattGTTGAATGGGTGCATGAGGAACAGAGAACTAGCTGAGCGAACCTGGAGCTGGTGGAGCCTGCTCGGCGGCCGTAGCGTCTCTGGCTacttgagcagctggatcaaaaccACGATTGGGCAtggtctttctcttgggtcgtgtcgagccattctcttcggccttggagtcctgGGACGCACCAGGGGACGTGACAATTCCGTGCGGAGAATAGCTTTCTCCGCAGGGAGGGTTATGACGCCCATGCTCCCTGTTGGAACCACAATCCGTATGAACCCTGTTAGAACTTGTGgtcatctggtttctgtcaaccgtgttgttggccaggttgagctgaagtgtgccccctgaaccatcaggacgaggtcCATCTTATACAACAAATGCCACAGAGTATATATGTTAGCGGATATCGAAAGCAAGAAGATGTGTGTAATTAATTGTTGAATGGGTGCATGAGGAACAGAGAACTAGCTGAGCGAACCTGGAGCTGGTGGAGCCTGCTCGGCGGCCGTAGCGTCTCTGGCTacttgagcagctggatcaaaaccacgattgggcttggtctttctcttgggtcgtgtcgagccattctcttcggccttggagtcctgGGACGCACCAGGGGACGTGATAGTTCCGTGCGGAGAATAGCTTTCTCCGCAGGGAGGGTTATGACGCCAATGCTCCCTGTTGGAACCACAATCCGTATGAACCCtgttggaacttgtagtcatctggtttctgtcaaccgtgttgttggccaggttgagctgaagtgtgccccctgaaccatcaggacgaggtcCATCTNNNNNNNNNNACGTGACAATTCCGTGCGGAGAATAGCTTTCTCCGCAGGGAGGGTTATGACGCCCATGCTCCCTGTTGGAACCACAATCCGTATGAACCCtgttggaacttgtagtcatctggtttctgtcaaccgtgttgttggccaggttgagctgaagtgtgccccctgaaccatcaggacgaggtcCATCTGATACAACAAATGCCACAGAGTATATATGTTAGCGGATATCGAAAGCAAGAAGATGTGTGTAATTAATTGCTGAATGGGTGCATGAGGAACAGAGAACTAGCTCAGCGAACCTGGAGCTGGTGGAGCCTGCTCGGCGGCCGTAGCATCTTTAGCTacttgagcagctggatcaaaaccacgattgggcttggtctttctcttgggtcgtgTCNNNNNNNNNNCACCAGGGGACGTGACAATTCCGTGCGGAGAATAGCTTTCTCCGCAGGGAGGGTTATGACGCCCATGCTCCCTGTTGGAACCACAATCCGTATGAACCCtgttggaacttgtagtcatctggtttctgtcaaccgtgttgttggccaggttgagctgaagtgtgccccctgaaccatcaggacgaggtcCATCTAATACAACAAATGCCACAGAGTATATATGTTAGCGAATATCGAAAGCAAGAAGATGTGTGTAATTAATTGCTGAATGGGTGCATGAGGAACAGAGAACTAGCTGAGCGAACCTGGAGCTGGTGGAGCCTGCTCGGCTGCCGTAGCGTCTCTGGCTacttgagcagctggatcaaaaccacgattgggcttggtctttctcttgggtcgtgtcgagccattctcttcggccttggagtcctgGGACGCACCAGGGGACGTGACAATTCCGTGCGGAGAATAGCTTTCTCCGCAGGGAGGGTTGTGACGCCCATGCTCCCTGTTGGAACCACAATCCATATGAACCCtgttggaacttgtagtcatctggtttctgtcaaccgtgttgttggccaggttgagctgaagtgtgccccctgaaccatcaggacgaggtcCATCTGATACAACAAATGCCACAGAGTATATATGTTAGCGGATATCGGAAGCAAGAAGATGTGTGTAATTAATTGCTGAATGGGTGCATGAGGAACAGAGAACTAGCTGAGCGAACCTAGAGCTGGTGGAGCCTGCTCGGCGGCTGTAGCGTCTCTGGCTacttgagcagctggatcaaaaccacgattgggcttggtctttctcttgggtcgtgtcgagccattctcttcggccttggagtcctgGGACGCACCAGGGGACGTGACAATTCCGTGCGGAGAATAGCTTTCTCCGCAGGGAGGGTTATGACGCCCATGCTCCCTGTTGGAACCACAATCCGTATGAACCCtgttggaacttgtagtcatctggtttctgtcaaccgtgttgttggccaggttgagctgaagtgtgccccctgaaccatcaggacgaggtcCATCTNNNNNNNNNNGCTacttgagcagctggatcaaaaccacgattgggcttggtctttctcttgggtcgtgtcgagccattctcttcggccttggagtcctgGGACGCACCAGGGGACGTGATAGTTCCGTGCGGAGAATAGCTTTCTCCGCAGGGAGGGTTATGACGCCAATGCTCCCTGTTGGAACCACAATCCGTATGAACCCtgttggaacttgtagtcatctggtttctgtcaaccgtgttgttggccaggttgagctgaagtgtgccccctgaaccatcaggacgaggtcCATCTAATACAACAAATGCCACAGAGTATATATGTTAGCGGATATCGAAAGCAAGAAGATGTGTGTAATTAATTCATGAATGGGTGCATGAGGAACAGAGAACTAGCTGAGCGAACCTGGAGCTGGTGGAGCCTGCTCGGAGGCCGTAGCGTCTCTGGCTacttgagcagctggatcaaaaccacgattgggcttggtctttctcttgggtcgtgtcgagccattctcttcggccttggagtcctgGGACGCACCAGGGCACGTGACAATTCCGTGCGGAGAATAGCTTTCTCCGCAGGGAGGGTTATGACGCCCATGCTCCCTGTTGGAACCACAATCCGTATGAACCCtgttggaacttgtagtcatctggtttctgtcaaccgtgttgttggccaggttgagctgaagtgtgccccctgaaccatcaggacgaggtcCATCTGATACAACAAATGCCACAGAGTATATATGTTAGCGGATATCGAAAGCAAGAAGATGTGTGTAATTAATTGCTGAATGGGTGCATGAGGAACAGAGAACTAGCTCAGCGAACCTGGAGCTGGTGGAGCCTGCTCGGCGGCCGTAGCATCTTTAGCTacttgagcagctggatcaaaaccacgattgggcttggtctttctcttgggtcgtgtcaagccattctcttcggccttggagtcctgGGAAACACCAGGGGACGTGACAATTCCGTGCGGAGAATAGCTTTCTCCGCAGGGAGGGTTATGACGCCCATGCTCCCTGTTGGAACCACAATCCGTATGAACCCtgttggaacttgtagtcatctggtttctgtcaaccgtgttgttggccaggttgagctgaagtgtgccccctgaaccatcaggacgaggtcCATCTAATACAACAAATGCCACAGAGTATATATGTTAGCGAATATCGAAAGCAAGAAGATGTGTGTAATTAATTGCTGAATGGGTGCATGAGGAACAGAGAACTAGCTGAGCGAACCTGGAGCTGGTGGAGCCTGCTCGGAGGCCGTAGCGTCTCTGGCTacttgagcagctggatcaaaaccacgattgggcttggtctttctcttgggtcgtgtcgagccattctcttcggccttggagtcctgGGACGCACCAGGGGACGTGACAATTCCGTGCGGAGAATAGCTTTCTCCGCAGGGAGGGTTATGACGCCCATGCTCCCTGTTGGAACCACAATCCGTATGAACCCtgttggaacttgtagtcatctggtttctgtcaaccgtgttgttggccaggttgagctgaagtgtgccccctgaaccatcaggacgaggtcCATCTGATACAACAAATGCCACAGAGTATATATGTTAGCGGATATCGAAAGCAAGAAGATGTGTGTAATTAATTGCTGAATGGGTGCATGAGGAACAGAGAACTAGCTGAGCGAACCTGGAGCTGGTGGAGCCTGCTCGGAGGCCGTAGCGTCTTTGGCTacttgagcagctggatcaaaaccacgattgggcttggtctttctcttgggtcgtgtcgagccattctcttcggccttggagtcctgGGACGCACCAGGGGACGTGATAGTTCCGTGCGGAGAATAGCTTTCTCCGCAGGGAGGGTTATGACGCCCATGCTCCCTGTTGGAACCACAATCCGTATGAACCCTGTTGGAACAtgtagtcatctggtttctgtcaaccgtgttgttggccaggttgagctgaagtgtgccccctgaaccatcaggacgaggtcCATCTGATACAACAAATGCCACAGAGTATATATGTTAGCGGATATCGAAAGCAAGAAGATGTGTGTAATTAATTGCTGAATGGGTGCATGAGGAACAGAGAACTAGCTGAGCGAACCTAGAGCTGGTGGAGCCTGCTCGGCGGCCGTAGCGTCTCTGGCTacttgagcagctggatcaaaaccacgattgggcttggtctttctcttgggtcgtgtcgagccattctcttcggccttggagtcctgGGACGCACCAGGGGACGTGACAATTCCGTGCGGAGAATAGCTTTCTCCGCAGGGAGGGTTATGACGCCCATGTTCCCTGTTGGAACCACAATCCGTATGAACCCtgttggaacttgtagtcatctggtttctgtcaaccgtgttgttggccaggttgagctgaagtgtgccccctgaaccatcaggacgaggtcCATCTGATACAACAAATGCCACAGAGTATATATGTTAGCGGATATCGAAAGCAAGAAGATGTGTGTAATTAATTGCTGAATGGGTGCATGAGGAACAGAGAACTAGCTGAGCGAACCTAGAGCTGGTGGAGCCTGCTCGGCGGCCGTAGCGTCTCTGGCTacttgagcagctggatcaaaaccacgattgggcttggtctttctcttgggtcgtgtcgagccattctcttcggccttggagtcctgGGACGCACCAGGGGACGTGACAATTCCGTGCGGAGAATAGCTTTCTCCGCAGGGAGGGTTATGACGCCCATGCTCCCTGTTGGAACCACAATCCGTATGAACCCtgttggaacttgtagtcatctggtttctgtcaaccgtgttgttggccaggttgagctgaagtgtgccccctgaaccatcaggacgaggtcCATCTAATACAACAAATGCCACAGAGTATATATGTTAGCGAATATCGAAAGCAAGAAGATGTGTGTAATTAATTGCTGAATGGGTGCATGAGGAACAGAGAACTAGCTGAGCGAACCTGGAGCTGGTGGAGCCTGCTCGGAGGCCGTAGCGTCTCTGGCTacttgagcagctggatcaaaaccacgattgggcttggtctttctcttgggtcgtgtcgagccattctcttcggccttggagtcctgGGACGCACCAGGGGACGTGACAATTCCGTGCGGAGAATAGCTTTCTCCGCAGGGAGGGTTATGACGCCCATGCTCCCTGTTGGAACCACAATCCGTATGAACCCtgttggaacttgtagtcatctggtttctgtcaaccgtgttgttggccaggttgagctgaagtgtgccccctgaaccatcaggacgaggtcCATCTGATACAACAAATGCCACAGAGTATATATGTTAGCGGATATCGAAAGCAAGAAGATGTGTGTAATTAATTGCTGAATGGGTGCATGAGGAACAGAGAACTAGATCAGCGAACCTGGAGCTGGTGGAGCCTGCTCGGCGGCCGTAGCATCTTTAGCTacttgagcagctggatcaaaaccacgattgggcttggtctttctcttgggtcgtgtcgagccattctcttcggccttggagtcctgGGAAACACCAGGGGACGTGACAATTCCGTGCGGAGAATAGCTTTCTCCGCAGGGAGGGTTATGACGCCCATGCTCCCTGTTGGAACCACAATCCGTATGAACCCtgttggaacttgtagtcatctggtttctgtcaagagtgttgttggccaggttgagctgaagtgtgccccctgaaccatcaggacgaggtcCATCTAATACAACAAATGCCACAGAGTATATATGTTAGCGAATATCGAAAGCAAGAAGATGTGTGTAATTAATTGCTGAATGGGTGCATGAGGAACAGAGAACTAGCTGAGCGAACCTGGAGCTGGTGGAGCCTGCTCGGAGGCCGTAGCGTCTCTGGCTacttgagcagctggatcaaaaccacgattgggcttggtctttctcttgggtcgtgtccagccattctcttcggccttggagtcctgGGACGCACCAGGGGACGTGACAATTCCGTGCGGAGAATAGCTTTCTCCGCAGGGAGGGTTATGACGCCCATGCTCCCTGTTGGAACCACAATCCGTATGAACCCtgttggaacttgtagtcatctggtttctgtcaaccgtgttgttggccaggttgagctgaagtgtgccccctgaaccatcaggacgaggtcCATCTGATACAACAAATGCCACAGAGTATATATGTTAGCGGATATCGAAAGCAAGAAGATGTGTGTAATTAATTGCTGAATGGGTGCATGAGGAACAGAGAACTAGCTCAGCGAACCTGGAGCTGGTGGAGCCTGCTCGGCGGCCGTAGCATCTTTAGCTacttgagcagctggatcaaaaccacgattgggcttggtctttctcttgggtcgtgtcgagccattctcttcggccttggagtcctgGGAAACACCAGGGGACGTGACAATTCCGTGCGGAGAATAGCTTTCTCCGCAGGGAGGGTTATGACGCCCATGCTCCCTGTTGGAACCACAATCCGTATGAACCCtgttggaacttgtagtcatctggtttctgtcaaccgtgttgttggccaggttgagctgaagtgtgccccctgaaccatcaggacgaggtcCATCTAATACAACAAATGCCACAGAGTATATATGTTAGCGAATATCGAAAGCAAGAAGATGTGTGTAATTAATTGCTGAATGGGTGCATGAGGAACAGAGAACTAGCTGAGCGAACCTGGAGCTGGTGGAGCCTGCTCGGCTGCCGTAGCGTCTCTGGCTacttgagcagctggatcaaaaccacgattgggcttggtctttctcttgggtcgtgtcgagccattctcttcggccttggagtcctgGGACGCACCAGGGGACGTGACAATTCCGTGCGGAGAATAGCTTTCTCCGCAGGGAGGGTTGTGACGCCCATGCTCCCTGTTGGAACCACAATCCATATGAACCCtgttggaacttgtagtcatctggtttctgtcaaccgtgttgttggccaggttgagctgaagtgtgccccctgaaccatcaggacgaggtcCATCTGATACAACAAATGCCACAGAGTATATATGTTAGCGGATATCGGAAGCAAGAAGATGTGTGTAATTAATTGCTGAATGGGTGCATGAGGAACAGAGAACTAGCTGAGCGAACCTAGAGCTGGTGGAGCCTGCTCGGCGGCTGTAGCGTCTCTGGCTacttgagcagctggatcaaaaccacgattgggcttggtctttctcttgggtcgtgtcgagccattctcttcggccttggagtcctgGGACGCACCAGGGGACGTGACAATTCCGTGCGGAGAATAGCTTTCTCCGCAGGGAGGGTTATGACGCCCATGCTCCCTGTTGGAACCACAATCCGTATGAACCCtgttggaacttgtagtcatctggtttctgtcaaccgtgttgttggccaggttgagctgaagtgtgccccctgaaccatcaggacgaggtcCATCTAATACAACAAATGCCACAGAGTATATATGTTAGCGAATATCGAAAGCAAGAAGATGTGTGTAATTAATTGCTGAATGGGTGCATGAGGAACAGAGAACTAGCTGAGCGAACCTGGAGCTGGTGGAGCCTGCTCGGCTGCCGTAGCGTCTCTGGCTacttgagcagctggatcaaaaccacgattgggcttggtctttctcttgggtcgtgtcgagccattctcttcggccttggagtcctgGGACGCACCAGGGGACGTGACAATTCCGTGCGGAGAATAGCTTTCTCCGCAGGGAGGGTTGTGACGCCCATGCTCCCTGTTGGAAACACAATTCATATGAACCCtgttggaacttgtagtcatctggtttctgtcaaccgtgttgttggccaggttgagctgaagtgtgccccctgaaccatcaggacgaggtcCATCTGATACAACAAATGCCACAGAGTATATATGTTAGCGGATATCGGAAGCAAGAAGATGTGTGTAATTAATTGCTGAATGGGTGCATGAGGAACAGAGAACTAGCTGAGCGAACCTAGAGCTGGTGGAGCCTGCTCGGCGGCTGTAGCGTCTCTGGCTacttgagcagctggatcaaaaccacgattgggcttggtctttctcttgggtcgtgtcgagccattctcttcggccttggagtcctgGGACGC is a genomic window containing:
- the LOC123090328 gene encoding uncharacterized protein, with protein sequence MTTCSNRVHTDCGSNREHGRHNPPCGESYSPHGTITSPGASQDSKAEENGSTRPKRKTKPNRGFDPAAQVAKDATASEQAPPAPDGPRPDGSGGTLQLNLANNTVDRNQMTTSSNRVHTDCGSNREHGRHNPPCGESYSPHGIVTSPGASQDSKAEENGSTRPKRKTKPNRGFDPAAQVARDATASEQAPPAPGSLS